The genomic region AGAAACAAAGAAACTCCTAAAACTCTTCTAATATTTTTAATATCTCTTTTTCCATAATACTGAGCAGTTAATATTGAAGATCCGCTCACTATACCAAATAATAATAAAGTAAGAACAAAGAAAACTCTATTGGCAAGTCCTACTCCTGCAATAGCACTTTCTCCTAAAGCTCCAATCATAATATTATCTACTAAATTCAAAATTGTATTTAAAAGATTTTGGAAGGCTATCGGTATTGCAATTGTTATTACCCTTTTAATAAATTTCTTATCTCTTGATAATTCTTTTATATTAATTAGCCCCATTAAAATCCCCTCCTTTATTATTAAATAAATATTAATATTAAAAGTCTGAACTAAAAAAGTGCTTAGCAGCTTTTGACTTATGCTAGAGCACTTTTCCATTATAAGATATATTTTTATTTTTAGATAGTTTTTATTTTTACCCTTGTTTCATTGTAAGTAACCTGTCCGCCTATATCTGATAATCCTGAATCGGTTAAATAATTAGGATTTCCATGTTTTTTCCACCATCCTGCATACATCATAACAATATTATCAGAAACGGCATTATCAACCTTTAATTTAACTTGTATTTTACCAATATTATTTTCTAAATATACAATAGCATCATTATTAACTTTAAATTTATTAGCCATATTTTCATTTATATAGGCTATAGCAATTCCTTCATAGTCCATAAAATGCTGGCTTGATAAGCTGTCTCTTCCATGAATAGTCAATAGCCTAAGTTCTTCATTATTACGATCTAAATCTTCTTGCGAATTTAAATATAAATTTTCATTAAAGAAGATTTCAAATTTTCCTGACTTAGTTTCAAACTTTTTATCTGCCCAGGGAACTGCTTTATGCAAGGTAAAATAGTTATTTTTTAAGTATTCTATACTCATATTTTCATTATATTTTTTAAAAGGTTCTATAACTTTTGCTAGATACTCTTTTTTACTTACCATGGGATATTCCTTTATTTCTAACTTCTTAGCAAGTTCCATGAAAAATTCATATTCATCCATCAATCTTTCCTTAGGCTCTACAGCTTTTTCATTATAAATTATATACGGATTCATCATAGAACTATATATTATATCTTCACTTTCTAAGGTACTTGTAGTTGGAATAAATAAATCACATTCCATTGCTGTATCAGTTAAGAACATATCAAAACAAACTTTAAATTCAACCTTTGATAAGGAAACTTTTAAATTATTTAAATCTGCTAATTGATTAAGCAAATTGCTTTTTGTAATTATAGCCATCTTTATAGGAATATTATATTTTTTATTTTTTGCATCTATAGAATATAATTTATTTTCATCATGATAATCCCTATTTTCTAAGGAAGCCTTAATAAAATCGGCTATTTGACTTACATAATAATATCTTTCTTCAGCATATTTTGAACTATTATATGGATCAGAATTTAAGACCTGAGGAAAAACTCTATTGGCATAATTTACTCCTCCACCGCTTTCACCTATTTGACCGGTAATTGCTCCTAAAATATTTACTAAACTAATTGTGTTTCCACCATTTTTATATTTCTGCATTCCATATCCTAATAAAATAGTAGAATATTTATTAGTATATAATTCTACTAATTCCTCTATATCATTTTTTTCTACACCACATATATTAATTAAATTTTCTAAACTCAAACTATCCACATATTTTTTATATTCCTCATAACCCTTTACATATTTATTAATATAATTTATATCAACTAAATTCTTTTCTATAATAATTTTTCCCATTGCCAAAGCAAGGGCTCCATCACCATTTGCTTTTACTCTTACATATTTATCTGCTAGTTCTGCAGTTTTTGTATATATAGGATCTATTACAACTATTTTACTTCCATTTAATTTAGCTTTCTTTATACTTTGCATTGTATGTATTGAAGTATTAGCAGGATTTTTTCCCCATACAATTATTGTTTTACTGTTAAGCATATCTTCTAAGGCATGACTTTTAACATCACCAAAATTTCTTTTTTGAGCTTCTATTCCAGCACTCCAACAAGGGCCTCCTTTAGAAAAACTTACTCCCCCCAAAAAATTACAAAAAACTTCACCTATACTTTTTAATATCGAACCATTACCATATTGTTCATAATAAAGTATAGATTTAGATGTGTATTTTTCTTTATATTCTTTGATTTTGCCTGCCATTACATTTATAGCCTCTTCAAAAGATATTTCTTTAAACTTTCCATCTAATTTTATAAGTGGACTATATTGCCTATCTTTATGATACAATCTATCTAAATGTGCTAAGCCCTTCTTGCAAACAAAACCTTTAGTAAAAGGATGATTTTTATCTCCTTGTATTTTTATTACTTTGTTATCTTCCACATATATATCAAATTTACAACAGTCAAAACAATCTAAAGTACATCCTTGACTTTTCTTTTCCATAACTTATAATGCACCCCCTTTTATTTATAAATTTATTATTATCTAATAAGCTTACAATCTTACTTATTGCTATAAAAAAATATGCTATAATATATTTTAAATATATATTATATATAATAACTCATAAATATTTGAAAGGAAACTAAGGATGGAAAAATATATTTCTAATATTGAAAATCCAAAAGTAAGTATAGCTCCAATGGTTGATAAAACCCATAGGCACTTCAGGTACTTTTCTAGAATTATGGATAAGGATATGCTTTTATATACGGAAATGATTACTGCCCAAGCTATTATCTATGGTGATTTAGAAAAGGTGTTATTTTTCAGAGAAGAAGAAGGTAAAGTAGCCCTTCAAATTGCAGCCTCTAATCCAGAGGATGCCTTCAAAGCAGTAAAACTAGCAGAAAATTTTAATTATAGTGAAATTAACTTGAATTGTGGCTGCCCATCTGATAGGGTTTCTGGAAACTTAATGGGAGCAGCTCTTATGTCCTCAAAAGAATTAGTTTACGAAATTTTATGTGCTATGAAGGAGGCTACAAATAAGCCAGTTACTATTAAACATAGAATAGGAATTGATGGCACAGGTATAATTACAGATAAAAAATCTAAGGTTATTATGGAAGGTTATGAGGATCTTCTAGACTTTTTAGGTACTATCTCTAAAGCAAAGCCTGATAGATACACTATTCATGCTCGTACTGCAATACTAAAAGGCTTAAGCCCAAAGGAAAATAGGGATATTCCTCCTCTTGACTATAATATGGTTTATAGATTAAAGAAAGAATTTGATTATTTAAATATCGAAATCAACGGTGGCTTTAAAACTTTAGAGCAAATTAAAGAGGGTTTAAAGCATGTAGATGCAGTAATGATTGGAAGAGCTGCCTATGAGGATGCCTACTTATTAGCAAATTTATATAAGTTAGATAGTAATTCAGAAAATATATCACCTTTATCTAGAGGTGAAATAATTAGAAAATATATTCCTTATGTTGAAGAAGAATTAGAAAATGGTTCAAATGTTCATTCCCTTGTTTTCCCTCTCCAAAGCTTATTCCATGGTCAAAGGGGAAATGGACAATATAAACAGCTTTTATCTTCTTCAGCAATAAAAAAAGAAACAGTTTTAGATACTTTAAATAAAATCTTTGAAATAATGCCAGAAGATGTACTATGGAAATAATATATCAAAATAAAGCCTCTCATTCTTTATATATTAATAAAGTTCAGAAAATACTAATAAAAGAATATCTTATAGTTAGTAGGGACAGTATTAGCTGTCCCTACTAACTATAAAATTAATACTAAATTTGCTTATAAAAATTCAATTTATCTTATTTTTGAAAAGCCTCCTTAAAAATTGAAAAATTAATCTCCTACCCCAAAATCGGTATTATTATATAACACATCAATTTTATCATTTTTATCTAAAAGTTCTTTATATTCCTCAATGAACCATTTAACTAATTCATCATCTCTTTTAACTTTTGTACTATTATTTACAAAAACATTTATTGTAGCATGTTCAAAATTATTTAGCAATATCTCAATATCCCTTGAAATCATTTGTTTTGTTTGACCTTCTATACCTACCATTATACAAGGTGAATCAAAATATTTTTTTAATTCATCTATACCAATAAACTTCGCATTTTTATTTAATACCTTATTTCTAAAGTCGTAATCAAAAGTTTCTACTCCAATTTTAAAAGTTATAGGAATTTCAAAAAACTCTCTCATGTCTTTTATTCTATTTTTATAACACCAATGACTTTCTAAAAATAATCTTTCAATCTTTTTTTCCTTTATTATTTCTTTAATTAATAATAAATTCTCCTTTGGAATTTCAAAACAGCTTCCTGAATTTATTACTTCAAGAACCTTATATTCTCCTGTTATATTTCTTAATATCTCTTCATTAGTTTTAATTATTTCCTCTTTATCAGAAGAATTATCTAAAATATAATCACAAAAGGAACATTTCCCCCAGATACAAGGATAAGCCTTTAACAAAACAATTTCCCTTTTTACTTTTTCTGTTATTTTGCTGTACCTATTCATGATACTTTCTCCTTAATATTACTCGGAAGTTTTTTAAGTACTAAAATTATTAGCTTAATTGCTAAAAACTTGTCCATATAATCAGTTATAAACTGAATGAGAAATATAATAAATTTTTTACTAAAACCTAGAAAAGTTAAAATTTGAACTAAATAACTTGATCCTGAAGATGTTACTCCATCAAAGAGATAATAAGCTATAATTGCTCCAACAATTCCTGTAGGTATTGTTAGTATGAGTAAATTACAAAACAACTTCTTTCCTTTAAATCCATCCTTTTTGGCTAAATACCCTACTATTCCACCTATAATTATTTGTACTGGTGAAAAATATATAGAATAAATATCATAAGTAAAACCACTTATTAAACTTCCTAAAACACCAGTTACAATTCCATATAATGGGCCATATAGGAAAGCTACTAAAATAGTTCCTATTGAATCAAGTAAAATAGGCAGCCTTAATATTAAAGCTATAAAAGCACCAATAATATTTAATGCAATACCTATTCCTATAAAAGTTAATCTTATGGTCGAATTTTTTTTCATTTTATCCCCTCCAAATCTTTTGATGTGGAGAACTTACAGCTTCAAATAAAAAAAGCTGTATCTAAGGATACAACTTAATATACTGCCACTATATTAATACCTTAGTTTTTTATACTTGGAAGTTCTCGAACAAGTCCCATATTTCTATGGAGTTTTATAAATATATTAAATTTTTACAATAATTATTATAATATATTTTTAAATAATGGCAACTAAATATTATTTATAATTTTATTTTTCTTTAGTTATTGCTTCTATTAATCCATGAATATAAACTGCCCCTAAAGCCCTGTCATAAAGACCATATCCTGCTTTTCCTTTTTCTCCCCAAATCATTCTGCCATGATCTGGTCTATATGGCCCATCAAAATCATAATCTAAATAAGCCTTTATTATTTGATACATATCCATTGAACCATATTCTGTTGGATGGGCTGTTTCTTTAAAACTTCCATCATTCTCTATTTTTACATTTCTTATATGGGCAAAATGTATTCTATTTCTTTCTTTACCAAAATACTTAATTAAGTTTACTATATCATTTTCTTTTGTACAACCTAAAGATCCCGTACATAAAGTTAAACCATTATAAGGACTATCATAAATATTTAAAAATCTTTCTAAATTCTCATAGCTGGTTATTATCCTTGGTAATCCAAAAATGCTCCAAGGCGGATCATCTGGATGTATTGCCATTTTAACTCTAACCTCTTCACAAACAGGCATTATCCTCTTTATAAAATATTCTAAGTTTCCCCATAATTTTTCTTCATCTATATCTTTATATTGGTCTAAAAGATAGCCAAGACCACCTTCAGCATAAGATACATCCCAACCAGGAAGTTCTAATTCACCAAGAGCTGGATCCATTTTCTTTATTTTATCTTGTTCAAATATTAAGCTAGTTGAACCATCTTCGTTCACATATTCAAGATTTGATCTTGTCCAATCAAACACAGGCATAAAATTATAGCATATTAAATTTATTCCTGCCTCTGCTATATTTCTTATAGTTTGAATATAATTATCAATATACTTATCTCTTGTTGGAAGACCTAATTTAATATCTTCATGAACTGGAACACTTTCAATGCCTGAAAGTTCTAAACCATGTTTCTCTACAGTCTCTTTTATAGCTATAATTTTATCTAAAGGCCAAACTTCCCCAACTGGAATATCATATATGGCAGTTATTATTCCCTTCATGCCAGGTATTTGCTTAATGTATTCCAGTTTAACAGGATCATCTTTTCCATACCATCTAAAGGTCATTTTCATATATTCCAGCTCCTATCTTTTTATATTTTCTAATCCCTCTTCTACTAACGATAGAACTTCCTTTTCTGTTACCTGATTCATATCGCCTATAATTGAGTGTTTTAACACACTTGCAACAGTTCCAAATTCAACAATTTTCTCAAAGTTATCATAACTTAACAGGCCATGTATAATTCCTGCGGTAAAGGAATCACCGGTACCTACTCTATCTAATATATCAAAAGTATATTCCTTTGAAGAATATAATTTTTCTCCATCAAATATATATCCTTTTAAGCTATTATTATTAATAGAATTTACATTTCTCCTTGTAGAAGACATATACTTAATATTAGGATAAATTTCTTTTAAAATTTTATAAGCTTCTAACAAGCTTTTATCAAAATCATTACTTTCATTTACCTTAATCTTTAAAATATTAGTTATATCTTTAATACCAAGGAATGCTACATCTACTAAAGGAAGAATCTCCTCCAAACATTCCTTGGCTTCCTCTAAAGACCACATTTTAGCCCTATAATTTGAATCAAAACATACTAATATATTATTTTCTTTACACTTCTTTATTAATTCTACTGTGAAACTGCGCATTTCTTTACTAATTGCAGGAGTAATACCTGATATTACAAGCATACCTACATCTTGTAAAATTTTCTCAAGCTCAAATTCCTTTCTATTAGCTAAAGATATTGCTGAATATTTTCTATCATAAGTAACCTCTGAAACTCTATATCCATGACCCATTTCAAAAAAATAAACACCTAATCTTCCCTCTCCAAATATTATTTCTTTTGTATCTACTCCATTAGATTTAAGGAGATTTTCCACAGTAAAACCTAAATTATTATTAGGCAATTTAGTCACAAATTTTGTGTCATGACCAAACATACTTAGACTTGAAATTACATTAGCCTCTCCACCTCCATAAGTTCCTCTATATTCTGAGGCTTGAGAAATCTTTTTGTAATTTGTTGGAGTAAGTCTTAACATTATTTCTCCAAATCCAAATATTTTACCTTTTTTAAGATCTAACTTTTTCAATTTTATTCACAAACTCCTTTGCTAGTTTTTCTGTATCCTCTATAGTACCTTTAAATAGGGCACTTCCTACTCCAACACAGGAAACACCATTAGCAAACCATTCTTCTACATTATCTATTGAAACTCCGCCAGTTGGCATAATCTTAACATGTGGAATTGGCGCCTTTATAGCTTTAACAAACTTAGGCCCGAATAATTCTCCTGGAAATAGTTTAATCATACTATTTCCTGCCTCCATTGCATGCATAATTTCTGTTACTGTCATGCAACCAGGTAAATAAAGAATTTCCTTTTCTTTGCAAACTTTATTTACTTCTTCATTATATCCAGGACTTACAACATATTTAGCACCTGCTTCTATAGCATCTAAAGCCATTTTTCCATTTAATACACTTCCTACACCAATTAATGCTTCTTCTCTATCTTTATACTCTTTAATAAGTTCTACTACATTAGGAATTGTGTATGTTAATTCTAAAGCTTTTAGCCCTCCCCTTAAGCAAGCTTCCATATAATCCTTTATTTCCTTGTGGTTTTTACCTCTTACTACTGCTACTACCCCTGCTGCTATTAATTTATCTAAAATCATTTTAATTCCTCCTATACTTAAGAATATGCTTAGGAAGCAT from Clostridium isatidis harbors:
- a CDS encoding molybdopterin-dependent oxidoreductase, which translates into the protein MEKKSQGCTLDCFDCCKFDIYVEDNKVIKIQGDKNHPFTKGFVCKKGLAHLDRLYHKDRQYSPLIKLDGKFKEISFEEAINVMAGKIKEYKEKYTSKSILYYEQYGNGSILKSIGEVFCNFLGGVSFSKGGPCWSAGIEAQKRNFGDVKSHALEDMLNSKTIIVWGKNPANTSIHTMQSIKKAKLNGSKIVVIDPIYTKTAELADKYVRVKANGDGALALAMGKIIIEKNLVDINYINKYVKGYEEYKKYVDSLSLENLINICGVEKNDIEELVELYTNKYSTILLGYGMQKYKNGGNTISLVNILGAITGQIGESGGGVNYANRVFPQVLNSDPYNSSKYAEERYYYVSQIADFIKASLENRDYHDENKLYSIDAKNKKYNIPIKMAIITKSNLLNQLADLNNLKVSLSKVEFKVCFDMFLTDTAMECDLFIPTTSTLESEDIIYSSMMNPYIIYNEKAVEPKERLMDEYEFFMELAKKLEIKEYPMVSKKEYLAKVIEPFKKYNENMSIEYLKNNYFTLHKAVPWADKKFETKSGKFEIFFNENLYLNSQEDLDRNNEELRLLTIHGRDSLSSQHFMDYEGIAIAYINENMANKFKVNNDAIVYLENNIGKIQVKLKVDNAVSDNIVMMYAGWWKKHGNPNYLTDSGLSDIGGQVTYNETRVKIKTI
- the dusA gene encoding tRNA dihydrouridine(20/20a) synthase DusA; the protein is MEKYISNIENPKVSIAPMVDKTHRHFRYFSRIMDKDMLLYTEMITAQAIIYGDLEKVLFFREEEGKVALQIAASNPEDAFKAVKLAENFNYSEINLNCGCPSDRVSGNLMGAALMSSKELVYEILCAMKEATNKPVTIKHRIGIDGTGIITDKKSKVIMEGYEDLLDFLGTISKAKPDRYTIHARTAILKGLSPKENRDIPPLDYNMVYRLKKEFDYLNIEINGGFKTLEQIKEGLKHVDAVMIGRAAYEDAYLLANLYKLDSNSENISPLSRGEIIRKYIPYVEEELENGSNVHSLVFPLQSLFHGQRGNGQYKQLLSSSAIKKETVLDTLNKIFEIMPEDVLWK
- a CDS encoding radical SAM protein, producing the protein MNRYSKITEKVKREIVLLKAYPCIWGKCSFCDYILDNSSDKEEIIKTNEEILRNITGEYKVLEVINSGSCFEIPKENLLLIKEIIKEKKIERLFLESHWCYKNRIKDMREFFEIPITFKIGVETFDYDFRNKVLNKNAKFIGIDELKKYFDSPCIMVGIEGQTKQMISRDIEILLNNFEHATINVFVNNSTKVKRDDELVKWFIEEYKELLDKNDKIDVLYNNTDFGVGD
- a CDS encoding ECF transporter S component, which encodes MKKNSTIRLTFIGIGIALNIIGAFIALILRLPILLDSIGTILVAFLYGPLYGIVTGVLGSLISGFTYDIYSIYFSPVQIIIGGIVGYLAKKDGFKGKKLFCNLLILTIPTGIVGAIIAYYLFDGVTSSGSSYLVQILTFLGFSKKFIIFLIQFITDYMDKFLAIKLIILVLKKLPSNIKEKVS
- the uxuA gene encoding mannonate dehydratase — its product is MKMTFRWYGKDDPVKLEYIKQIPGMKGIITAIYDIPVGEVWPLDKIIAIKETVEKHGLELSGIESVPVHEDIKLGLPTRDKYIDNYIQTIRNIAEAGINLICYNFMPVFDWTRSNLEYVNEDGSTSLIFEQDKIKKMDPALGELELPGWDVSYAEGGLGYLLDQYKDIDEEKLWGNLEYFIKRIMPVCEEVRVKMAIHPDDPPWSIFGLPRIITSYENLERFLNIYDSPYNGLTLCTGSLGCTKENDIVNLIKYFGKERNRIHFAHIRNVKIENDGSFKETAHPTEYGSMDMYQIIKAYLDYDFDGPYRPDHGRMIWGEKGKAGYGLYDRALGAVYIHGLIEAITKEK
- a CDS encoding sugar kinase; this translates as MKKLDLKKGKIFGFGEIMLRLTPTNYKKISQASEYRGTYGGGEANVISSLSMFGHDTKFVTKLPNNNLGFTVENLLKSNGVDTKEIIFGEGRLGVYFFEMGHGYRVSEVTYDRKYSAISLANRKEFELEKILQDVGMLVISGITPAISKEMRSFTVELIKKCKENNILVCFDSNYRAKMWSLEEAKECLEEILPLVDVAFLGIKDITNILKIKVNESNDFDKSLLEAYKILKEIYPNIKYMSSTRRNVNSINNNSLKGYIFDGEKLYSSKEYTFDILDRVGTGDSFTAGIIHGLLSYDNFEKIVEFGTVASVLKHSIIGDMNQVTEKEVLSLVEEGLENIKR
- a CDS encoding bifunctional 4-hydroxy-2-oxoglutarate aldolase/2-dehydro-3-deoxy-phosphogluconate aldolase, whose amino-acid sequence is MILDKLIAAGVVAVVRGKNHKEIKDYMEACLRGGLKALELTYTIPNVVELIKEYKDREEALIGVGSVLNGKMALDAIEAGAKYVVSPGYNEEVNKVCKEKEILYLPGCMTVTEIMHAMEAGNSMIKLFPGELFGPKFVKAIKAPIPHVKIMPTGGVSIDNVEEWFANGVSCVGVGSALFKGTIEDTEKLAKEFVNKIEKVRS